In Elaeis guineensis isolate ETL-2024a chromosome 1, EG11, whole genome shotgun sequence, a genomic segment contains:
- the LOC105039077 gene encoding uncharacterized protein yields MEYEPASSFKNKLRSSICFPCCFRGAGFESPVAGAATDEERPLSLIRSSSVWLRSKAQELPEIKDRCCSLISRMGRQRRHSGGFRYDPLSYALNFDEGFEDDALADEEFRYRNFSSRLPASPPPPPSSSTAIGIAC; encoded by the coding sequence ATGGAATATGAGCCCGCTTCGTCTTTCAAGAACAAGCTCCGGTCCTCGATCTGCTTCCCCTGCTGCTTCCGCGGGGCCGGCTTCGAGAGTCCGGTTGCCGGCGCCGCCACCGACGAGGAGCGGCCGCTATCGCTGATCCGATCGTCGTCCGTGTGGCTTCGGTCCAAGGCGCAGGAGCTGCCGGAGATCAAGGACCGCTGCTGTAGCCTCATCTCGCGGATGGGGCGGCAGCGCCGCCATTCGGGCGGCTTCAGGTACGATCCCCTGAGCTACGCCCTCAACTTCGACGAGGGGTTCGAGGACGACGCCCTTGCCGACGAGGAGTTCCGGTACCGTAACTTCTCCTCCCGCCTCCCGGCGTCCCCCCCGCCGCCGCCGTCGTCGTCGACGGCCATCGGGATCGCGTGCTAG